A genomic region of Gemmata massiliana contains the following coding sequences:
- the mqnE gene encoding aminofutalosine synthase MqnE: protein MTTTAGRLADIRDKVYSGTRLTFDDGLFLDQHADLFALGELANFVREKKNGNVTYYNVNQHLNPTNVCVYRCAFCSFRADLKSPNGYVMSDEQILQRAREASTQGATELHIVGGLHHLLPYEWYLNIIRSIHEVYPDLHLKAWTAVEWDWFERITKRPTRELLAEMKAAGLGSLPGGGAEIFHPEVRSKLCDYKADADQWLRVHKEWHELGGKSNATMLYGHIEKPEHRIDHMMRLRDLQDVTGGFQTFIPLAFHPTNNPLGKGIPKPSGMTDLKVMAVSRLMLDNFPHIKAYWQMLTVKVAQVAQSYGADDIDGTVVHETIYHAAGSDSPQELTVRDLRRLIEEAGRTPVERDTLYHEVVRDKPAEKKWATGRKLVPLN from the coding sequence ATGACCACGACCGCTGGCCGGCTCGCCGACATCCGCGACAAGGTGTACTCGGGCACGCGGCTCACGTTCGACGACGGGCTGTTTCTCGACCAGCACGCGGACCTGTTCGCGCTGGGCGAACTCGCGAACTTCGTGCGCGAGAAGAAGAACGGGAACGTCACCTATTACAACGTGAACCAGCACCTGAACCCGACGAACGTGTGCGTGTACCGGTGCGCGTTCTGCTCGTTCCGGGCCGACCTGAAGTCGCCCAACGGCTACGTGATGAGCGACGAGCAGATCCTCCAGCGTGCGCGCGAGGCCAGCACGCAGGGCGCCACAGAACTTCACATCGTCGGTGGGTTGCACCACTTGCTCCCCTACGAGTGGTACCTGAACATCATCCGCAGCATCCACGAGGTGTACCCGGACCTGCACCTGAAGGCGTGGACCGCCGTGGAGTGGGACTGGTTCGAGCGCATTACGAAGCGCCCCACGCGCGAACTGCTCGCAGAAATGAAAGCGGCCGGTCTCGGTTCGCTTCCGGGGGGCGGGGCGGAGATTTTTCACCCCGAAGTGCGCTCGAAGCTGTGCGACTACAAGGCCGACGCGGACCAGTGGCTCCGCGTGCATAAAGAATGGCACGAACTGGGCGGCAAGTCGAATGCGACGATGCTCTACGGCCACATCGAGAAGCCCGAACACCGCATCGACCACATGATGCGGCTGCGTGACCTGCAGGACGTGACGGGCGGGTTCCAAACGTTCATTCCGCTCGCGTTCCACCCGACGAACAATCCGCTGGGTAAGGGGATTCCGAAGCCGAGCGGGATGACGGACCTGAAGGTCATGGCGGTGTCGCGGTTGATGCTGGACAACTTCCCGCACATCAAGGCTTACTGGCAGATGCTAACTGTAAAGGTCGCGCAGGTGGCCCAGAGTTACGGCGCGGACGACATCGACGGCACCGTGGTCCACGAAACGATCTACCACGCGGCCGGGAGCGATTCGCCTCAAGAACTAACGGTGCGCGACCTGCGTCGGTTGATCGAAGAAGCGGGTCGGACTCCGGTCGAACGCGACACGCTTTATCACGAAGTCGTGCGCGACAAGCCGGCCGAAAAGAAGTGGGCGACCGGTCGCAAACTCGTGCCGCTGAACTAA
- a CDS encoding flagellar basal body P-ring protein FlgI → MNRAWKLAAGISRRNFLAWSAAVGVAGVVGCKTTETKKVQTRSQIGEDPSDPDSIATVGSKTTVGNTESLEVSGVGLIFNLPGTGSSATPGVWRTMLEDNLRKRRDQTLNVKQLLDSPTRTTSLVIVSALIPPGARKGELIDVQVTLPSDSKTTSLQGGELFPVDLLTSDTTANVSSQVHTGNASGPGGRLLLGNIWAKAEGPLVAGNFVEDGKAEKADTDTDGRPLYRAGFISGGARASMNRPYYLLLNPNDQNPRIGAAIAERLNSTFHTTSDPNLKVADAKNRELILLNVPTEYRHNHYRFLLVARQVPYDPLRAGSAYRQKLEDELMDPSTALTAAVKLEALGGDSRRSLKIGLESASPWVRFAAAEALAYLGQTDGAAELARLAEDHPALRAQCLKALASVSDASSSDRLVEMLSSADAELRQGAFIALRLADERHPALGGKLMNRSYYLHRVSTGHGASAVHLPGSGRSEILVFGDDVKLRGPVPPMPLGTEFTVSVPGEDGVAKVTRVVRPKGGEPEVKEVACAAELGSLLTALATLGGGYSEALELVRRASRTEVLSAPLVTDAVPREMSIQQLCGFAKTDPTLSKVNVEVAKVGTVRPTVDANGFEVPTVSDPFVAPAGALLPKQPLNRDPGRLFGPKRASDAPMLDPAVVPAGGQ, encoded by the coding sequence ATGAACCGGGCGTGGAAACTCGCGGCGGGGATCAGTCGGCGCAACTTCCTCGCGTGGTCGGCCGCCGTCGGCGTCGCGGGCGTGGTCGGGTGCAAGACCACCGAGACCAAGAAGGTGCAGACCCGGTCGCAGATCGGCGAGGATCCGTCCGACCCGGACTCGATCGCCACCGTCGGGTCGAAGACGACCGTGGGCAACACCGAGTCGCTCGAAGTGAGCGGCGTCGGGCTGATCTTCAACCTGCCCGGAACCGGCAGCAGCGCGACGCCCGGCGTCTGGCGCACCATGCTCGAAGACAACTTGCGGAAGCGCCGCGACCAGACGCTCAACGTCAAGCAGCTGCTCGACTCCCCCACGCGCACCACGTCACTGGTCATCGTGAGCGCGCTCATCCCGCCGGGCGCGCGGAAGGGCGAACTGATCGACGTCCAGGTGACGCTCCCGAGCGACAGCAAAACGACGAGTCTCCAGGGCGGCGAGTTGTTCCCGGTGGATCTGCTCACATCGGACACGACCGCGAACGTGAGCTCGCAGGTCCACACCGGGAACGCGAGCGGCCCGGGCGGGCGCCTGCTGCTCGGGAACATTTGGGCCAAGGCGGAGGGCCCGCTCGTGGCGGGGAACTTCGTCGAGGACGGCAAGGCCGAGAAGGCCGACACCGACACCGACGGGCGCCCGCTGTACCGCGCCGGGTTCATCTCGGGCGGCGCCCGCGCCTCCATGAACCGGCCGTACTACCTGCTCCTCAACCCGAACGACCAGAACCCGCGGATCGGGGCCGCGATCGCTGAGCGCCTCAACAGCACGTTCCACACGACCTCGGACCCGAACCTGAAGGTCGCCGACGCCAAGAACCGCGAACTCATTCTGCTGAACGTGCCGACCGAGTACCGGCACAACCACTACCGGTTCCTGCTCGTCGCGCGCCAAGTGCCCTACGACCCGCTCCGCGCGGGGAGCGCGTACCGGCAGAAGCTCGAAGACGAGCTGATGGACCCCTCGACCGCGCTCACCGCCGCGGTGAAGCTCGAAGCACTCGGCGGCGACAGCCGGCGGAGCCTGAAGATCGGCTTGGAGAGCGCCTCGCCGTGGGTGCGGTTCGCGGCGGCCGAGGCACTCGCGTACTTGGGGCAAACGGACGGCGCGGCCGAACTCGCCCGGCTCGCGGAAGACCACCCGGCCCTTCGTGCGCAGTGCCTCAAGGCCCTCGCGTCCGTGAGCGACGCCTCGTCCTCCGACCGGCTCGTGGAGATGCTCTCCAGCGCCGACGCCGAGCTGCGGCAGGGGGCGTTCATCGCCCTGCGGCTCGCGGACGAGCGGCACCCGGCCCTCGGCGGCAAGCTGATGAACCGGTCGTACTACCTGCACCGGGTCTCCACCGGGCACGGGGCGTCCGCGGTTCACCTGCCCGGGAGCGGTCGCAGCGAGATTTTGGTGTTCGGAGACGACGTGAAGCTCCGCGGGCCGGTCCCGCCGATGCCGCTGGGCACCGAGTTCACCGTATCGGTCCCGGGCGAAGACGGCGTCGCGAAGGTGACGCGGGTCGTGCGTCCCAAGGGCGGAGAGCCGGAAGTCAAAGAGGTCGCTTGTGCCGCGGAACTCGGCAGCCTGCTCACCGCGCTGGCGACCCTCGGGGGCGGGTACTCCGAGGCCCTCGAACTGGTCCGCCGGGCCTCGCGCACGGAAGTGCTCTCCGCCCCGCTCGTCACCGACGCGGTCCCGCGCGAAATGAGCATCCAGCAGCTCTGCGGGTTCGCCAAAACCGACCCGACGCTGTCAAAGGTGAACGTGGAAGTGGCGAAGGTCGGCACGGTGCGCCCGACGGTCGACGCGAACGGCTTTGAAGTGCCGACCGTGTCGGACCCATTCGTCGCCCCAGCCGGCGCGCTCCTCCCGAAGCAGCCGCTCAACCGCGACCCAGGCCGCCTCTTCGGGCCGAAGCGCGCCTCGGACGCCCCGATGCTCGACCCGGCCGTCGTCCCGGCCGGCGGACAGTAA
- a CDS encoding TIGR03000 domain-containing protein: protein MQRLLLLAALAAGAVMWSAGSASAQQRHLGGAHPTSVTWPCVTPPGWYTNTYKHAWYLPWYAYYNYSQGPYSNWASGGGYASYAYCGPAGHYYWPNAGAPATGAPVDGGPAPKDEKVVPREDKKPEKAEGRVSVTLPADATLLFNGTAATGTGAVRTFRTPALQPGQNYRYELTAEVVRDGRTERVTESVVVRAGETATVTLTPTGISTASAK, encoded by the coding sequence ATGCAACGGCTGTTGCTGCTGGCCGCTCTCGCGGCCGGCGCGGTCATGTGGTCGGCGGGCAGCGCGAGCGCGCAGCAAAGGCACCTGGGTGGAGCGCACCCGACCTCGGTCACCTGGCCGTGCGTCACGCCGCCGGGGTGGTACACGAACACGTACAAACATGCGTGGTACCTCCCGTGGTACGCCTATTACAACTACAGCCAGGGGCCGTACTCGAACTGGGCATCGGGCGGCGGGTACGCGAGCTACGCCTACTGCGGACCGGCCGGGCACTATTACTGGCCCAACGCGGGCGCCCCGGCCACGGGCGCCCCGGTCGACGGCGGACCGGCCCCGAAGGACGAGAAGGTCGTACCGAGAGAAGACAAGAAGCCCGAAAAGGCCGAGGGGCGCGTTTCGGTGACGCTCCCGGCAGACGCGACGCTGCTGTTCAACGGCACGGCCGCTACCGGTACCGGCGCGGTGCGCACGTTCCGCACGCCGGCCCTGCAACCGGGCCAGAACTACCGCTACGAGCTGACGGCGGAAGTGGTGCGCGACGGCCGCACCGAGCGCGTGACCGAATCGGTCGTGGTGCGCGCGGGCGAAACCGCAACGGTGACGCTCACCCCGACGGGAATCTCCACGGCTTCCGCGAAGTAG
- a CDS encoding DUF7684 family protein, whose amino-acid sequence MSRACGSPASQRPATESHQNELVSVMLRVTGTGDFEVWIDRIERPFSFSTPFGGSDFALMVVVAGSSVMPAEREVVCAEIVRQGCRYAVCAGHDCPLWEDAIDLAYLATSPDFSPPNERFIMTTQHENESLGDVVEFFRCNTAFDQFVPRRFLVLVVGGAGALAERVHSAIEEAFG is encoded by the coding sequence GTGTCCCGTGCTTGTGGCTCCCCGGCCTCGCAGAGACCGGCTACAGAAAGCCATCAAAACGAGCTGGTATCAGTCATGTTGCGAGTGACCGGGACGGGTGATTTTGAAGTATGGATCGACCGGATCGAGCGCCCTTTCTCGTTCTCGACACCGTTCGGTGGAAGTGACTTTGCTCTGATGGTGGTTGTGGCCGGCTCGTCCGTTATGCCGGCCGAGCGCGAAGTGGTCTGCGCAGAAATCGTCCGCCAGGGCTGTCGCTATGCCGTCTGCGCAGGCCACGATTGTCCCCTGTGGGAGGACGCGATCGATCTCGCCTACCTCGCTACCAGCCCGGATTTCTCGCCACCGAACGAGCGATTTATCATGACCACCCAGCACGAGAACGAGTCGTTGGGAGATGTGGTTGAGTTCTTCCGGTGCAACACCGCCTTTGACCAGTTCGTTCCTCGACGGTTCTTGGTTCTGGTAGTCGGCGGCGCCGGCGCTCTCGCGGAGCGAGTTCATTCGGCTATCGAGGAGGCGTTCGGGTAG
- a CDS encoding AAA family ATPase, producing the protein MLKRLELVGFKSFADKTRFDFAPGVTGVVGPNGSGKSNVVDAVRWILGEQSAKSLRGGEMADVIFNGSSSRKSLGMAEVTVAFDNARRLLSVDADEVQLTRRVYRDGTGEYLINGQMSRLKDIKDILLGSGAGSGGYTIIAQGRVDELLQASTKDRREIFDEAAGISRFKARKNETLRKLASVELNLTRSKDRLDTLDGQLRMLRMQAAKAQKYKEHSDRLRELRVGLSTREFRALTVALVTEQEALASLKVEVSGATTEAEQLEQRAKELDWSVSRGEEALRHHEAKLSDARQQITGFEGTLKHERVTEQSLEAELLKVGRQRADLGYRLKVIEADAARAAIEGATAESRLAEEKLHADEVNAALTATVAQLAELDREQSESLLQQMELVRESASSKSTAEATLAQVTRLQKEYTRKLADREHKSAQRATLAHALDGLSQADADVQARLNAANEQLDEQTANRDELTDQLADVQTRLEGFRVRQGDLRGRIDVLEGLERSFEGLGAGVQQVLQRIKGEEPADPGAVLHPSSALVIGLVADLLTVPREVAPLVELALGDTAQRFVVRSPEVVDAVAAAVGDVTGRVGFVPLGEPTPPSPLPEGKGEQEFGSDLSPPSFLGKGAGGLGSAFNPSPTPPLNGEGLTPPGSSLANFVSCDHPSCAALPAQLLGRVLLADTLADARWLAAVHPAHRIITRTGELLEPDGTLTIGPLKAESGLVSRKSELRELREQFRATSELITDTEIELADLRRQAESAEGVIEAVEAEIALLSDEAGDLLQRIARQRQQVENLDAEIDLNCGESRLLEQQVQECEAAWTAARMAAEEAEHAATQLTARLAEVKQALAAGAQERSAREQDHTAAQVALSRAAADRERVRERLAQIEADLRKRKIEAVDLSAADRNARGRLADCTLSALRASSGQAEAYREKESRERLVAELGEKTATDRTARERVRDRLHELRHGWQEKQSAAHARELSVHDLSARRDAVALRIREDYGIELQQITDEPHELAPDPSAAPSEEGAEAPAPDLLNAQQEIDELKRKLARLGSVNMEALEELTRVEGEFNSLQAQHDDLNAARQSLQQIMDEINGNSRSLFTDTLTAVRGYFQELFRKLFGGGQADIVLEDESDVLESGIEITARPPGKELRSLSLLSGGEKTLTAVALLLAIFRNKPSPFCILDEVDAALDEANTQRLAGVLREFLDRSQFIVITHKKRTMAAADRLWGVTMQESGISRLLPMRFEDWTDEEESTTGAAA; encoded by the coding sequence ATGCTCAAAAGACTGGAACTCGTTGGCTTCAAGTCCTTTGCGGACAAGACGCGGTTCGATTTCGCGCCCGGGGTCACGGGCGTGGTCGGGCCGAACGGGTCCGGCAAGAGTAACGTCGTCGACGCGGTCCGGTGGATCTTGGGCGAACAGTCCGCGAAGAGTCTGCGCGGCGGCGAAATGGCCGACGTGATCTTCAACGGCTCCAGTTCGCGCAAGAGCCTCGGCATGGCGGAAGTAACGGTCGCGTTCGATAACGCGCGCCGGTTGCTCTCCGTCGACGCGGACGAAGTGCAACTCACGCGGCGCGTCTACCGCGACGGTACCGGCGAGTACCTGATTAACGGCCAGATGTCGCGCCTGAAGGACATCAAGGACATCCTCCTCGGTAGTGGCGCCGGCTCGGGCGGTTACACGATCATCGCCCAGGGCCGCGTCGACGAACTACTCCAGGCCTCGACGAAGGACCGGCGCGAGATCTTCGACGAGGCCGCCGGCATCAGCCGGTTCAAAGCGCGAAAGAACGAAACGCTTCGCAAGCTCGCGTCGGTCGAGTTGAACCTGACACGGTCGAAGGACCGACTCGACACCCTCGACGGCCAGCTCCGCATGCTGCGCATGCAGGCGGCGAAGGCGCAGAAGTACAAGGAGCACTCGGACCGCCTGCGCGAGCTGCGCGTGGGCCTGAGCACGCGCGAGTTCCGCGCGCTCACGGTCGCGCTGGTGACCGAGCAAGAAGCGCTCGCGTCGCTCAAGGTCGAAGTGTCCGGCGCAACGACCGAGGCCGAACAGCTCGAACAGCGGGCCAAGGAACTCGACTGGTCGGTCTCGCGGGGCGAAGAGGCGCTGCGGCACCACGAAGCGAAATTGTCCGACGCGCGCCAGCAGATCACCGGCTTCGAGGGAACGCTCAAGCACGAGCGCGTCACCGAACAAAGCCTCGAAGCGGAATTGCTGAAAGTTGGACGACAGCGCGCGGACCTCGGCTACCGGCTGAAGGTGATCGAAGCGGACGCGGCCCGTGCCGCGATCGAGGGCGCGACCGCCGAATCGCGCCTGGCCGAAGAAAAGCTCCACGCGGACGAAGTGAACGCGGCCCTCACCGCCACCGTCGCTCAACTCGCGGAACTCGATCGCGAACAGTCGGAATCGCTGCTCCAGCAAATGGAGTTGGTTCGCGAGTCCGCGTCCAGCAAGTCCACCGCCGAGGCCACACTCGCGCAAGTTACGCGCTTGCAGAAAGAGTACACGCGCAAGCTCGCCGACCGCGAGCACAAGTCCGCCCAGCGCGCGACCCTCGCACACGCTCTCGACGGACTGTCCCAGGCCGACGCGGACGTGCAAGCGCGCCTCAACGCCGCGAACGAGCAGCTCGACGAACAGACCGCGAACCGCGACGAACTCACCGATCAGCTCGCCGACGTCCAGACGCGGCTCGAAGGCTTCCGCGTGCGCCAGGGCGACTTGCGCGGGCGCATCGACGTACTCGAAGGGCTGGAACGCTCGTTCGAGGGTTTGGGCGCGGGCGTCCAGCAAGTGCTGCAACGGATCAAGGGCGAGGAACCGGCCGATCCGGGCGCGGTTCTTCACCCCTCGTCCGCGCTGGTCATCGGACTGGTAGCCGACTTGCTGACGGTACCGCGCGAGGTCGCGCCGCTCGTCGAACTCGCGCTTGGCGACACCGCCCAGCGCTTCGTCGTGCGCTCGCCGGAAGTCGTGGACGCGGTCGCCGCGGCCGTGGGCGACGTGACCGGGCGGGTGGGGTTCGTGCCGCTGGGGGAACCTACCCCCCCGTCCCCCCTCCCTGAAGGGAAGGGGGAGCAGGAATTTGGCTCAGATCTTTCTCCCCCTTCCTTCTTAGGGAAGGGGGCCGGGGGATTAGGTTCTGCCTTTAACCCCTCCCCAACCCCTCCCCTAAACGGAGAGGGGCTTACCCCCCCCGGCTCCTCGCTCGCCAACTTCGTCTCGTGCGACCACCCGAGTTGCGCCGCGCTCCCCGCACAGTTGCTCGGGCGCGTGCTGCTCGCCGACACGCTCGCGGACGCGCGATGGCTGGCCGCGGTTCACCCCGCGCACCGCATCATCACGCGCACCGGTGAGCTGCTCGAACCGGATGGCACGCTCACCATCGGTCCGCTCAAAGCGGAAAGCGGTCTGGTGTCGCGTAAGAGCGAGTTGCGCGAGTTGCGCGAACAGTTCCGCGCCACATCGGAACTGATTACCGACACGGAAATCGAACTCGCGGACCTACGGCGCCAAGCCGAATCCGCCGAGGGCGTGATCGAGGCCGTCGAAGCGGAAATTGCGCTGCTCTCTGACGAAGCCGGCGACCTGCTCCAGCGCATCGCGCGCCAGCGGCAACAGGTCGAAAACCTGGACGCCGAAATCGACCTCAACTGCGGCGAGTCCCGGCTGCTCGAACAGCAGGTGCAAGAGTGCGAGGCTGCGTGGACCGCGGCGCGAATGGCAGCTGAAGAAGCCGAACACGCGGCGACGCAACTCACGGCGCGGCTCGCGGAGGTGAAACAGGCTCTCGCCGCCGGTGCCCAGGAACGCAGCGCTCGTGAACAGGATCACACCGCGGCACAGGTAGCTCTGAGCCGCGCCGCTGCGGACCGTGAGCGCGTGCGCGAGCGCCTCGCACAAATTGAAGCCGACCTCCGGAAGCGGAAGATCGAAGCGGTCGATCTCAGCGCCGCGGACCGCAACGCACGCGGCCGGCTCGCGGACTGCACGCTCTCCGCGCTTCGCGCGTCGTCGGGGCAAGCGGAAGCGTACCGCGAAAAGGAGTCGCGCGAGCGCCTCGTCGCCGAACTCGGGGAGAAGACCGCGACCGACCGCACCGCACGCGAACGAGTCCGGGACCGGCTCCACGAACTCCGGCACGGGTGGCAGGAGAAGCAGTCCGCGGCGCACGCACGCGAACTTTCGGTTCACGATCTCAGCGCCCGACGCGACGCCGTGGCCCTGCGGATTCGCGAAGATTACGGGATCGAATTGCAACAGATCACGGACGAGCCTCACGAACTGGCACCCGATCCGAGTGCCGCACCAAGCGAGGAGGGGGCAGAAGCGCCGGCGCCCGATCTCCTCAACGCGCAGCAGGAAATCGACGAACTGAAGCGCAAGCTCGCGCGGCTCGGCAGCGTGAACATGGAGGCGCTCGAAGAACTGACGCGGGTGGAAGGGGAGTTCAACTCGCTGCAAGCCCAGCACGACGATCTAAACGCAGCCCGACAATCGCTCCAGCAGATCATGGACGAGATCAACGGCAACAGCCGCAGCCTGTTCACGGACACGCTCACGGCCGTCCGCGGATACTTCCAGGAACTGTTCCGCAAACTATTTGGCGGCGGACAGGCCGACATTGTCCTCGAAGACGAATCCGATGTGCTAGAGTCGGGTATCGAGATCACGGCGCGGCCGCCGGGCAAGGAACTGCGGTCGCTGTCGCTGCTCTCCGGCGGCGAGAAAACGCTGACCGCGGTGGCCCTGTTGCTCGCAATCTTCCGCAATAAGCCGTCGCCGTTCTGCATCCTCGACGAAGTGGACGCGGCACTCGACGAAGCGAACACGCAGCGGCTCGCGGGGGTGCTCCGCGAGTTCCTCGACCGCAGCCAGTTCATCGTCATCACGCACAAGAAGCGCACGATGGCCGCCGCGGACCGGCTCTGGGGCGTGACGATGCAGGAGAGCGGCATCAGCCGCCTCCTACCGATGCGGTTTGAAGACTGGACCGACGAAGAAGAGAGCACAACCGGCGCCGCGGCGTAA